GGACTATCACCTGAGGATGCGGCGGCGCGTATAAAACAGACGGCTGAAGGATTAAGAGACATGAGGGAGATGTTGGACCACATGTCGTGGAGGTACGTTATATTCTACATAAGATTGAAACAGGCTTATCTGTCTCAGGATCTCACCAACGCCATGAACATCTTGCCGGAGAGTCGCCGGAATGATTACGTTCAGGCGGCAAACGAGCTTGTCGAAAACATGAGTGAGGTATACgttatataattaatgaacaaattaaaaacagaattagtaatttttaatGCTAATTTAAGGTTTGATTGTTAATAACACTGAATGTTGCGTTTTGTAACACATGATCATATGGAAGTCAAACTTTAACCACATGTTAATATTGATATCT
This sequence is a window from Arabidopsis thaliana chromosome 1 sequence. Protein-coding genes within it:
- the PnsL2 gene encoding PsbQ-like 2 (PsbQ-like 2 (PQL2); FUNCTIONS IN: electron transporter, transferring electrons within the cyclic electron transport pathway of photosynthesis activity; INVOLVED IN: photosynthetic electron transport chain; LOCATED IN: in 6 components; EXPRESSED IN: 22 plant structures; EXPRESSED DURING: 13 growth stages; CONTAINS InterPro DOMAIN/s: Photosystem II oxygen evolving complex protein PsbQ (InterPro:IPR008797); BEST Arabidopsis thaliana protein match is: PsbQ-like 1 (TAIR:AT3G01440.1); Has 35333 Blast hits to 34131 proteins in 2444 species: Archae - 798; Bacteria - 22429; Metazoa - 974; Fungi - 991; Plants - 531; Viruses - 0; Other Eukaryotes - 9610 (source: NCBI BLink).), with product MSSFTTTNTPPPYLLRKIYHRRVNQPFSVVCCTGEPQQDIFTRRRTLTSLITFTVIGGATSSALAQEKWGTRSFIKEKYFMPGLSPEDAAARIKQTAEGLRDMREMLDHMSWRYVIFYIRLKQAYLSQDLTNAMNILPESRRNDYVQAANELVENMSEVYVI